A window of Rufibacter sp. LB8 contains these coding sequences:
- a CDS encoding J domain-containing protein produces MIPNYYQRLGLTKNATKEEIKKAYRSLALKYHPDRNKNKDAHQKFIEINEAYLILYDEEARIKYNREYDFYFKPKEASESTNSNQRQQESQYNRNNQRQNENEQAFSDNDLNNWAKNARKQGQDFASMAFGEFSKQVIGFVKETGFQLGNTLMIFFAMILTMSGCGNLVAGLATNGDIGNPILGIVMLPVGIVLYRFANKNWENKKE; encoded by the coding sequence ATGATACCTAATTATTACCAAAGACTTGGCTTAACAAAAAATGCAACAAAAGAAGAAATAAAAAAAGCTTACAGAAGTCTTGCTCTAAAGTATCATCCCGACCGTAACAAAAATAAAGATGCCCATCAAAAATTCATTGAGATTAATGAAGCATACTTGATTTTATATGATGAAGAAGCGAGGATTAAGTATAACAGGGAATATGATTTTTATTTTAAACCAAAAGAAGCATCAGAAAGTACAAATTCTAATCAACGCCAACAGGAATCACAATATAATAGAAATAATCAGAGACAAAATGAAAATGAACAAGCCTTTTCAGATAATGATTTAAATAATTGGGCTAAAAATGCTAGAAAACAAGGTCAGGATTTTGCTAGTATGGCATTCGGTGAATTTTCAAAACAGGTTATTGGATTCGTGAAAGAAACTGGATTCCAACTTGGAAACACTCTCATGATATTCTTTGCAATGATTTTGACTATGTCTGGTTGTGGTAATTTAGTTGCTGGACTTGCCACCAACGGAGATATTGGCAACCCGATATTAGGTATTGTTATGCTTCCAGTCGGAATTGTGCTGTACCGTTTTGCAAACAAGAATTGGGAAAATAAAAAAGAATAA
- a CDS encoding DUF5694 domain-containing protein has translation MKKTSLLLSLLLLLSFFSFSQVTKKGLSHIPAAPKKQGQVQIMILGSTHFGQDQYHKDQPHADLFSLKRQQEVAHLNKLLLKFKPDMVMIENTPEDQAMVDSLYQLYKTDKIKLTDLANGRSERFQFGYSIAKQLHHDRIFGVDYYESVSNRILTNGKNIEQYQNALTAFNSVVRDVDKTYKEGTTSLKDFLLYINHPQVLDFTYNVIYMTPAKVRNGQFTNPPAQYIDTAYVNKNYIGAEFVSSFYEREMKIYSNIVTTQLAQKGKRLLVIMGQRHAAALSKIFVNDPQYRLVPVQKYLN, from the coding sequence ATGAAAAAAACGTCCCTCCTGCTCAGTCTGTTGCTTTTGCTTTCGTTTTTCAGTTTTTCACAGGTCACCAAAAAGGGTTTGAGCCATATTCCGGCAGCGCCTAAAAAGCAGGGCCAGGTGCAGATCATGATTCTGGGAAGCACGCATTTCGGGCAGGACCAATACCACAAAGACCAACCCCACGCCGACTTGTTCAGCCTTAAAAGACAGCAGGAAGTTGCCCACCTGAACAAGCTGCTTTTAAAGTTCAAGCCAGACATGGTCATGATTGAGAACACGCCAGAAGACCAGGCAATGGTGGACAGCCTGTACCAGCTCTATAAAACCGACAAAATAAAATTAACTGATCTGGCCAACGGCCGGTCTGAGCGGTTTCAGTTTGGCTATTCCATTGCCAAGCAACTGCACCATGACCGCATTTTTGGGGTAGATTATTATGAAAGCGTCTCCAACCGTATTCTCACCAACGGCAAAAACATAGAGCAGTATCAGAACGCTCTCACCGCCTTCAACAGCGTGGTGCGTGACGTGGACAAAACCTACAAAGAAGGCACCACATCGCTCAAAGATTTTTTGCTGTACATCAACCACCCGCAGGTGTTGGATTTCACGTACAATGTGATTTACATGACGCCCGCCAAAGTCCGGAACGGCCAGTTCACCAATCCGCCCGCGCAGTACATAGACACGGCTTACGTAAACAAAAACTACATTGGCGCTGAGTTTGTGTCCTCGTTCTATGAACGCGAAATGAAAATCTACTCCAATATTGTCACCACGCAGCTAGCGCAGAAAGGCAAACGGCTGTTGGTTATTATGGGGCAACGGCACGCCGCGGCGCTTTCCAAAATCTTCGTCAATGACCCGCAGTACCGCCTGGTGCCGGTGCAGAAGTATTTGAACTAA
- a CDS encoding pitrilysin family protein has product MKYCKPILLALLFPALFFACQKLSKSDGGSAGKSFAVDYEKFTLDNGLQVVFHVDKSDPVVAVALTSHVGSAREKEGRTGFAHLFEHLLFLESENLGKGGLDKMSARIGGSGANGSTSRDRTNYYQTVPNDALEKMIWAEADKLGFFINTVTEQVLAKEKQVVKNEKRQSVDNNPYGHTSYVIDQNLYPADHPYHWQVIGSLEDLQNATLADVKEFYRRWYAPNNVTLVVTGDFEPGQAKAWVQKYFGEIKKGADIPRMEKRPAVLTQTKKLYHEDNFARLPELTLAWPGVYQYHPDSYALRVLTTYLTEGKKAPFNQVIIDEKQLAPRVGMYNNNSEIAGQTMLSVRGFEKTDLNKIHSAVFEAFARFEKNGISEADLNRIKAGQEVAFYNSLASVQGKGFQLAQYNIFAGDPGFATKDIENMMSVTVEDVQRVYNQYLKGKPYVATSFVPKGQVNLVLEGSRKASVVEEKIVEGAEEKFDLTADASYPKTQSTFDRSQEPAYGKSPEISVPAVWEEKLGNGLKVLGIENREVPLVQFNLRIKGGLLLENPDKVGVANLLAESLMKGTKNKTTAELEEAIDALGASISVSADDEDISINGRTLARNYAATLALMQEMLLQPRWDAKEFDLSKQRVESQIKGQKANPNSIAANQFKKLLFGEKHILANNILGTEASVKAITLADLQAYYQNNLSPVGAAFHVVGALDKKAAVAPLATLDQNWKAKEVTFPTYQIPAAPATSKVYFYDVPGAKQSVLRFGYLALPATHPDFYSLSVMNYILGGGSFASQLTQQLREGKGYTYGISSSFSGSSVPGPFVIQSGVRSNVTFESAALVKDILKNYGPGFTAQDLDVTKGFLVKSTARSFETMGAKLGMLSNISAYGWPVDYAKKRQQLVQGMTVEKIRSLANQYVNPDKMYYLIVGDAATQLQKLENLGYGKPVLLN; this is encoded by the coding sequence ATGAAGTATTGTAAACCTATTTTATTAGCGCTGCTGTTTCCGGCCCTCTTTTTTGCCTGCCAGAAACTGAGCAAATCAGATGGCGGCAGCGCCGGCAAGTCCTTTGCCGTGGACTATGAGAAATTCACCTTAGACAACGGCTTGCAGGTGGTCTTCCATGTGGACAAATCTGACCCGGTGGTGGCCGTGGCCCTCACCAGCCACGTAGGCTCGGCCCGCGAGAAGGAAGGCAGAACCGGTTTCGCGCATTTGTTTGAGCACCTGTTGTTCCTGGAGTCTGAAAACCTGGGCAAAGGTGGTCTGGATAAGATGAGCGCCCGCATTGGCGGCTCCGGGGCCAACGGGTCCACCAGCCGTGACCGCACCAACTACTACCAGACCGTGCCCAATGACGCGCTGGAGAAAATGATCTGGGCCGAGGCCGACAAGCTTGGTTTCTTCATCAACACCGTGACCGAGCAAGTCCTGGCCAAGGAAAAGCAAGTGGTGAAAAACGAGAAGCGCCAAAGCGTGGACAACAATCCCTATGGCCACACGTCTTATGTGATTGACCAGAACCTTTACCCCGCAGACCACCCCTACCACTGGCAAGTAATTGGTTCTCTGGAAGATTTGCAGAACGCCACGCTAGCTGATGTGAAGGAATTTTACCGCCGCTGGTACGCTCCTAACAATGTGACCCTGGTGGTGACCGGTGATTTTGAGCCGGGTCAGGCCAAAGCCTGGGTGCAGAAATATTTCGGGGAAATCAAAAAAGGCGCCGACATTCCGCGAATGGAAAAACGCCCTGCGGTGTTAACCCAGACCAAGAAACTGTACCATGAAGACAACTTCGCGCGCTTACCAGAACTGACCCTGGCTTGGCCGGGCGTGTACCAGTACCACCCAGATTCTTACGCGCTGCGCGTGCTCACCACCTACCTCACAGAAGGCAAGAAAGCACCGTTCAACCAGGTGATCATTGATGAAAAGCAGCTGGCTCCACGCGTGGGCATGTACAACAACAACTCAGAGATTGCCGGCCAGACCATGCTCAGCGTGCGCGGTTTTGAGAAAACAGACCTGAACAAGATTCACAGCGCGGTGTTTGAGGCCTTCGCGCGGTTTGAGAAAAACGGCATTTCAGAAGCTGACCTCAACCGCATTAAAGCCGGCCAGGAAGTGGCTTTTTACAACAGTCTGGCCAGCGTGCAAGGCAAAGGCTTTCAGTTGGCGCAGTACAACATCTTTGCCGGAGACCCCGGTTTTGCCACCAAAGACATTGAGAACATGATGTCCGTGACCGTGGAAGATGTGCAGCGCGTCTATAATCAGTACCTCAAAGGAAAGCCATACGTGGCCACCAGTTTTGTGCCCAAAGGTCAGGTGAATCTGGTGCTGGAAGGTTCCAGGAAAGCCAGTGTGGTGGAAGAGAAAATTGTGGAAGGTGCCGAAGAGAAATTCGACCTGACCGCCGATGCCTCTTACCCCAAAACCCAGTCAACCTTTGACCGCAGCCAGGAACCCGCCTACGGCAAAAGCCCAGAAATCTCGGTGCCTGCTGTGTGGGAGGAAAAACTGGGCAACGGCCTGAAAGTGCTGGGCATTGAAAACCGCGAAGTGCCTCTGGTGCAATTCAACCTGCGCATAAAAGGCGGCCTTCTCCTGGAAAACCCCGACAAAGTGGGCGTGGCCAACCTTCTGGCCGAAAGCCTCATGAAAGGCACCAAAAACAAAACCACCGCCGAGCTGGAGGAAGCCATTGACGCGCTGGGCGCCAGCATTTCAGTGTCAGCTGATGATGAAGACATTTCCATCAATGGCCGCACGCTGGCCCGTAATTATGCCGCCACGCTGGCCCTCATGCAGGAAATGCTCTTACAACCGCGCTGGGATGCCAAGGAGTTTGACCTGAGCAAGCAGCGCGTGGAAAGCCAGATCAAAGGCCAGAAAGCCAACCCCAACTCCATTGCCGCCAACCAGTTCAAGAAACTACTCTTCGGGGAGAAGCACATTTTGGCCAATAACATCCTGGGCACTGAGGCCTCGGTGAAAGCTATTACGCTGGCAGATTTACAGGCCTATTACCAGAATAACCTGTCTCCGGTTGGGGCTGCATTCCATGTGGTGGGCGCGCTAGACAAGAAAGCGGCGGTGGCTCCATTGGCTACCCTTGACCAGAACTGGAAAGCCAAGGAAGTCACCTTCCCTACTTACCAGATTCCGGCCGCCCCGGCCACGTCAAAGGTGTATTTCTATGATGTGCCGGGTGCCAAGCAGTCGGTGTTGCGGTTTGGGTATTTGGCTTTGCCGGCCACTCACCCAGATTTCTATTCTTTGTCGGTGATGAACTATATTTTGGGCGGCGGAAGCTTCGCGTCTCAACTCACCCAGCAACTGCGCGAAGGCAAAGGCTACACGTACGGCATCAGTTCTTCGTTTTCGGGCAGCAGCGTGCCGGGTCCGTTTGTGATCCAGAGCGGGGTGCGGTCCAACGTCACGTTTGAGTCGGCGGCCCTGGTGAAAGACATTTTGAAGAACTATGGTCCGGGTTTCACGGCGCAGGACCTGGACGTGACCAAGGGCTTCCTGGTGAAAAGCACTGCCCGTTCGTTTGAGACCATGGGTGCCAAGCTGGGCATGCTCAGCAACATAAGTGCCTACGGCTGGCCGGTTGACTACGCCAAGAAGCGCCAGCAACTAGTGCAAGGCATGACCGTGGAGAAAATCAGAAGCCTGGCCAACCAGTACGTGAACCCAGACAAGATGTATTATTTAATTGTGGGCGATGCCGCCACCCAACTCCAGAAACTGGAAAACCTGGGCTACGGAAAACCTGTTTTGCTCAATTAA
- a CDS encoding zinc-dependent metalloprotease: MKKFLLTLGLVGSVAGATMAQGRTQPADSTRRVAGATGMQGTAGRNTKPKPYAEVITDKAISKSGFFKTHKVEDKYFFELADSVMGREILVVNRISKAGAEVRASAGYAGDQIGSSVIMFEKGPDDRIFMRKISYSTYSPDSTKDMYQSVQRSNVQAIVAAFNVAAYGAGNKSSVIDMTDYMKGENEIFSFSSANGKTRFRLGNFIGDRSYIQNVRSYPQNVEVTTVKTYVLTPPTTGFGAAPAGGGGNSALSGSSTIEINSSMVVLPKKPMQPRFFDPRVGYFTVGYTDFDANPQGVKEIQMVKRWRLEPKEKDMAKYRRGELVEPKNPIIFYIDPATPKKWVPYLIAGVNDWQKAFEKAGFKNAIIGKEAPSAKENPNWNIDDARHSAIVYKPSEISNASGPSISDPRSGEIMESHINWYHNVMKLVRDWYFIQAAATDPRARKMEFSDELMGDLIRFVSSHEVGHTIGLRHNYGSSSTVPVENLRDKKWVEANGHTPSIMDYARFNYVAQPEDNINYKGIYPRIGDYDLWAIEWGYRMLPNAKSAADEVPILNKMTMAALKNRRNWFGTETNPDDPHSQNEDLGDNSMKASEYGIKNLQRILTKLPEWTRSENEGYDNLENMYGQLTTQFNRYMGHVAKNVGGVYENPKTVEQEGFIYERTPAATQKEAMTFLDKQLFTTPTWLLSPAVLNNTGADPMMVVARSQQAVLNRLVSNSTLTKLISSEAMDGAKAYKVTDFFSDMNSTIFREVKNKQAIDLYRRNLQKMYVQELIDLVKPAPAPTGAQAAAAGRGGAGSASMNIAMSDVVSVAKAELRNINSMIKAGANNSDSLTNYHLQDLSDRINEALDPRG, translated from the coding sequence ATGAAGAAGTTTTTACTGACGCTCGGCCTGGTGGGCTCCGTAGCCGGAGCAACCATGGCGCAGGGCCGCACGCAACCCGCCGACTCTACCCGCCGGGTAGCCGGCGCCACTGGCATGCAGGGCACTGCCGGCCGGAACACCAAACCCAAACCTTACGCTGAGGTCATCACGGACAAAGCCATCTCCAAGTCGGGCTTTTTCAAGACCCACAAGGTAGAAGACAAGTATTTCTTTGAGCTGGCAGACTCAGTAATGGGCCGCGAGATTCTGGTGGTAAACCGTATCTCCAAAGCCGGTGCCGAGGTGCGTGCCTCGGCGGGTTACGCCGGTGACCAGATTGGTTCATCCGTAATCATGTTTGAGAAAGGGCCAGATGACCGCATTTTCATGCGCAAAATCTCTTACTCCACTTACAGCCCAGACAGCACCAAAGACATGTACCAAAGTGTGCAGCGCTCTAACGTGCAGGCCATTGTGGCGGCATTCAACGTGGCCGCTTACGGTGCAGGCAACAAGAGCAGCGTCATTGACATGACCGACTACATGAAAGGCGAGAACGAAATCTTCTCTTTCAGCTCGGCCAACGGCAAAACCAGATTCAGACTGGGTAACTTCATTGGGGACCGCAGCTACATCCAGAATGTGCGCAGCTATCCGCAGAACGTGGAAGTGACCACCGTGAAAACCTACGTGCTCACCCCACCCACCACAGGTTTTGGCGCTGCCCCGGCCGGTGGCGGCGGTAATTCGGCGCTGAGCGGTTCTTCTACCATTGAGATCAACTCGTCAATGGTAGTATTGCCCAAGAAGCCCATGCAGCCCCGCTTCTTTGACCCACGCGTTGGCTACTTCACCGTTGGTTACACAGACTTTGATGCCAATCCACAAGGCGTAAAGGAAATCCAGATGGTGAAACGCTGGAGACTGGAGCCTAAGGAAAAAGACATGGCCAAGTACAGACGCGGGGAACTGGTGGAGCCTAAAAACCCTATCATTTTCTATATTGACCCGGCCACGCCTAAGAAATGGGTACCGTATCTGATTGCCGGTGTGAACGACTGGCAGAAAGCTTTTGAGAAAGCTGGTTTCAAGAACGCCATTATTGGCAAGGAAGCCCCCAGCGCCAAAGAAAACCCCAACTGGAACATAGATGACGCCCGCCACAGCGCCATTGTGTACAAGCCCTCAGAAATCTCCAATGCCTCTGGGCCCAGCATCTCTGACCCACGCAGCGGCGAAATCATGGAAAGCCACATCAACTGGTACCACAACGTGATGAAACTGGTGCGTGACTGGTATTTCATTCAGGCGGCCGCCACAGACCCACGCGCCCGTAAAATGGAGTTCTCTGATGAATTGATGGGAGATTTGATCCGTTTTGTGTCTTCGCACGAAGTAGGCCACACCATTGGCTTGCGCCACAACTACGGTTCCAGCTCCACCGTGCCGGTAGAAAACCTGCGCGACAAAAAATGGGTGGAAGCCAACGGCCACACCCCGTCAATCATGGACTATGCCCGTTTTAACTACGTGGCCCAGCCAGAAGACAACATCAATTACAAAGGCATTTACCCAAGAATTGGGGACTATGACCTGTGGGCCATTGAGTGGGGCTACCGCATGCTGCCTAACGCCAAAAGCGCGGCAGACGAGGTGCCCATCTTGAACAAGATGACCATGGCTGCCTTGAAAAATCGCCGCAACTGGTTTGGTACCGAGACCAACCCAGATGACCCGCATTCCCAGAATGAGGACTTAGGCGACAACTCTATGAAAGCCTCTGAGTACGGCATCAAAAACTTGCAGCGCATCTTGACCAAATTACCGGAGTGGACGCGTTCTGAAAACGAAGGCTATGACAACCTGGAAAACATGTATGGCCAATTGACCACGCAGTTCAACCGCTACATGGGCCACGTGGCCAAGAACGTAGGCGGTGTGTATGAGAACCCGAAGACGGTGGAGCAGGAAGGCTTCATTTACGAGCGCACTCCGGCCGCCACCCAGAAAGAAGCCATGACGTTCCTGGACAAGCAATTGTTCACCACGCCTACCTGGTTACTTTCTCCGGCTGTGTTGAACAACACCGGCGCAGATCCCATGATGGTGGTTGCCCGCAGCCAGCAGGCGGTTTTAAACCGTTTGGTAAGCAACAGCACCTTGACCAAGTTGATTTCCAGCGAAGCCATGGACGGTGCCAAAGCCTACAAGGTAACTGACTTCTTCTCTGACATGAACAGTACCATTTTCCGGGAAGTGAAGAACAAGCAGGCCATTGACCTGTACCGCCGTAACCTGCAGAAAATGTACGTGCAGGAACTGATTGACCTGGTAAAGCCAGCTCCAGCCCCCACCGGCGCGCAAGCCGCGGCAGCCGGAAGAGGTGGTGCCGGTAGCGCGTCTATGAACATTGCCATGAGTGATGTGGTATCGGTGGCCAAAGCCGAACTGCGCAACATCAACAGCATGATCAAGGCCGGCGCCAACAACTCAGATTCCCTGACCAATTACCACTTGCAGGATCTCTCTGACCGTATCAATGAGGCTTTAGACCCAAGAGGATAA
- a CDS encoding IS1 family transposase, with amino-acid sequence MFEVLIKINCPHCQSSKVVKNGKKKNGAQNLLCHSCRKQFQATYQYKGADPATKQLMVRLLERNNGIRDIEALLGVSRKCILDNLCRQGSRLSIAPARRCYESVQIDEVWSYVGRRRKGKYWLLYAYCPETDEVLAYSCGPRSAATVRKLLKKLEKAHIGEYCTDHWRAFAQVIPTEKHKVGKAYTKNIEGVNTCLRARNRRLVRKTTCFSKKKENHDASLNLMFNYRNNQKSKHHTL; translated from the coding sequence ATGTTCGAAGTCCTCATCAAAATAAACTGTCCCCACTGCCAGAGCAGTAAGGTAGTAAAAAACGGAAAGAAAAAGAACGGTGCCCAGAACCTGCTATGCCACAGCTGCAGAAAGCAGTTCCAGGCCACGTACCAGTACAAAGGCGCCGATCCGGCCACAAAGCAGCTAATGGTGCGGCTTTTGGAGCGCAACAACGGCATCCGCGACATAGAGGCGCTGCTGGGGGTGAGCCGCAAGTGCATACTGGACAACCTGTGCCGGCAAGGCAGCCGACTCAGCATCGCACCGGCGCGGCGCTGCTACGAGTCGGTGCAGATAGACGAGGTCTGGAGCTACGTGGGCAGGCGCAGGAAAGGGAAGTACTGGCTTTTGTATGCCTACTGCCCCGAGACGGATGAGGTTTTGGCTTACAGTTGCGGCCCCAGGAGCGCAGCAACTGTGAGGAAGCTGCTCAAGAAGCTGGAGAAAGCACACATTGGAGAATACTGCACCGACCATTGGAGAGCCTTCGCCCAGGTGATACCTACAGAGAAACACAAGGTGGGCAAGGCTTACACAAAAAATATAGAAGGGGTAAATACCTGCCTCAGGGCCAGGAACAGGAGGCTGGTCAGGAAAACGACCTGCTTCTCCAAGAAAAAGGAGAACCATGATGCGAGCTTAAACCTAATGTTCAACTACCGAAACAACCAAAAATCAAAGCATCATACATTGTAA
- a CDS encoding serine hydrolase, translating into MPSQFSPAHFTQHLTALLEKEYPAHLPGISVFVKDKDQVWFDQSFGLANMEEQIPASRGTNYRMASVTKQFTAMALALVCQEKNISVHQTLQEFFPAWTGLSQHITLHHLLQHRSGLLDYEDFIAPGRTTQITDEEVLVIAQAQSELYFPPGTSFRYSNTGYVLVGLVIEKITDRPFRQIIEDKILHPLGMTVSKIYTPDLNIAHRAMGYAPSEKGNYGFADQSVGSATQADGCLYTSTLDYAKWSHALWHTPTFSLAPYLTYANPIIPGEDWFYDMAWFYAPRANGQPELYHTGNTCGFSNLVIFLPEVNLTIAAFSNRADNSHLIPNLVQQIFKGLPYHLESQLLYQLPHLTR; encoded by the coding sequence ATGCCTTCCCAATTCTCCCCCGCTCATTTTACCCAACACCTTACGGCTTTGCTGGAGAAGGAATATCCGGCGCATTTGCCGGGCATTTCGGTGTTCGTGAAAGACAAAGACCAGGTGTGGTTTGACCAAAGCTTCGGGTTGGCGAATATGGAGGAACAGATTCCGGCCAGCCGAGGCACCAATTACCGGATGGCCTCGGTGACCAAGCAGTTCACCGCCATGGCGCTGGCGCTGGTTTGCCAGGAAAAGAACATTTCCGTTCACCAAACCTTGCAGGAATTCTTCCCGGCCTGGACCGGGCTAAGCCAACACATCACGCTGCATCATTTGCTGCAGCACAGGTCTGGGCTTCTGGACTATGAGGATTTTATTGCGCCCGGCAGAACCACACAAATCACAGATGAGGAAGTGTTGGTCATCGCACAAGCGCAGTCAGAACTCTATTTTCCGCCGGGCACGTCTTTCAGGTACAGCAACACCGGGTACGTGCTGGTTGGCTTGGTCATAGAAAAGATAACCGACCGACCGTTCCGTCAAATAATAGAAGACAAAATTCTGCATCCGTTGGGTATGACCGTGAGCAAGATTTATACGCCTGACTTGAACATTGCCCACCGGGCCATGGGCTATGCGCCAAGTGAAAAAGGCAATTATGGTTTTGCTGACCAAAGCGTGGGCAGCGCCACCCAGGCAGACGGTTGTCTGTACACGTCCACGCTAGATTATGCCAAATGGAGCCACGCGCTTTGGCACACACCTACTTTTTCTTTGGCGCCTTATCTCACGTACGCCAATCCAATAATCCCTGGCGAAGATTGGTTTTATGACATGGCCTGGTTTTACGCGCCTCGCGCCAACGGGCAACCAGAGTTGTACCACACAGGAAACACCTGCGGCTTCAGCAACCTGGTCATCTTTCTTCCGGAAGTGAACTTAACCATAGCCGCCTTCTCCAATCGTGCCGACAATTCCCATTTAATTCCGAACCTGGTGCAACAGATTTTCAAGGGGCTTCCGTATCATTTAGAATCTCAGCTGCTCTATCAATTGCCGCACCTCACCAGATAA
- a CDS encoding prephenate dehydratase domain-containing protein — MDRTLKIAIQGGPASFHETAAKELFASSGMQTMSCASFPELCQALASGLADYAVMAVQNSVAGPILSNYSLLAAHGFYVAAERWLFIDQTLMALPGQTMADLKEIWSHPIALLQCCDFVQNSGLISKETADTADTARQLKEEQISGVAAIASRRAADLYGLEVLQGNVANQPDNFTRFLVISRQATSSASDKATVLLPYPVVQFSLENVVEVLATSGVTLTMLQPLPAAHPGQPQAWVLEMESEQTADLTHALARLQGISPNHQVLGLYKKAVSPLPKERLNGCLPTTLRTSTPELV, encoded by the coding sequence ATGGACAGAACCTTAAAAATCGCCATTCAGGGAGGGCCCGCCTCTTTCCACGAGACTGCCGCCAAGGAGTTGTTTGCTTCTTCGGGTATGCAAACCATGTCTTGCGCATCGTTCCCGGAGTTGTGCCAGGCCTTGGCCAGCGGCCTGGCAGACTACGCCGTCATGGCCGTGCAGAACTCCGTGGCCGGCCCAATCCTCAGCAATTACAGCTTGCTGGCCGCCCATGGATTTTATGTGGCCGCGGAGCGTTGGCTGTTCATTGACCAAACCTTGATGGCGCTGCCCGGCCAAACCATGGCAGACCTGAAAGAAATCTGGTCGCACCCCATTGCCTTGCTGCAGTGCTGTGACTTTGTGCAAAATTCTGGCCTGATATCAAAAGAAACCGCCGACACCGCGGACACCGCCCGCCAACTGAAGGAAGAGCAGATCTCCGGGGTGGCCGCCATTGCCAGCCGCCGGGCCGCCGACCTGTACGGCCTGGAGGTGCTCCAAGGCAACGTCGCCAACCAACCTGACAATTTCACGCGCTTTCTGGTTATTTCCCGGCAGGCCACCAGCAGCGCATCTGACAAAGCCACTGTCTTACTGCCATATCCGGTGGTGCAGTTTTCCCTGGAGAATGTAGTGGAGGTATTGGCTACTTCCGGCGTGACGTTGACCATGTTGCAGCCCTTGCCAGCCGCCCACCCGGGCCAACCGCAAGCCTGGGTACTGGAAATGGAAAGCGAGCAAACCGCCGACCTCACCCACGCCCTGGCCCGACTGCAAGGCATTTCCCCTAACCACCAAGTGCTGGGCTTGTATAAAAAGGCGGTGTCGCCGCTGCCCAAAGAACGGCTGAACGGCTGTCTCCCCACTACTTTACGCACCTCTACCCCAGAACTTGTATGA
- a CDS encoding pyridoxal phosphate-dependent aminotransferase, with protein MIIPSADRLQQVQEYYFSRKLAEVRALNAQGKNIINLGIGDPDMAPSEETVIALTMAASRPKAHGYQPYNSILPLRQAISTWYQQTYQVDVNPETEVLPLMGSKEGIFHVAMAFLNPGDKVLVPNPGYPAYAATARLVGAEPVFYTLSEENNWQPNFTELQALLTQGGVKLMWVNYPHMPTGAEGSAETLQKLVELALAHSFLLANDNPYSLVLPNNPPLSLLSLPKAKDCCLEFNSLSKSHNMAGWRVGMVLGRQDYLQNILRVKSNLDSGMFQPVQQAAIQALQNSDEWHNERNQVYAQRRQTVFELLEMLGCSFNRQAVGMFVWARVPDQVLDVEAYLDNILYHAGVFLTPGKVFGTQGERYLRVSLCLPQTTIEEATNRIKQHVTATAALPI; from the coding sequence ATGATCATTCCCAGCGCAGACCGGCTCCAGCAAGTACAGGAATACTATTTCTCCCGCAAGTTGGCAGAAGTACGGGCCCTGAATGCCCAAGGCAAAAACATCATCAACCTGGGCATTGGTGACCCAGACATGGCTCCTTCTGAGGAGACCGTAATCGCCTTAACCATGGCAGCTAGCAGACCGAAGGCCCACGGTTACCAACCCTACAATTCCATTTTGCCCTTGCGTCAGGCCATTTCTACATGGTATCAGCAAACCTATCAGGTGGATGTAAACCCAGAAACCGAAGTGCTGCCTTTGATGGGTTCCAAGGAAGGTATTTTCCACGTAGCCATGGCCTTTTTGAACCCCGGCGACAAAGTGTTGGTGCCCAACCCGGGCTATCCGGCGTATGCCGCCACCGCCCGGCTAGTTGGCGCTGAGCCGGTTTTTTATACTTTAAGCGAGGAAAACAACTGGCAGCCTAATTTTACCGAACTCCAAGCACTGCTAACCCAAGGCGGCGTGAAACTGATGTGGGTGAACTATCCGCACATGCCAACCGGGGCCGAAGGATCTGCAGAAACCTTGCAAAAACTGGTGGAGTTGGCGCTGGCGCATTCCTTTCTGCTCGCCAATGACAACCCGTACAGCCTGGTGCTGCCCAATAACCCGCCGTTGAGTTTGCTGTCGTTGCCCAAAGCCAAAGACTGCTGTCTGGAATTCAACTCGCTGAGCAAATCGCATAACATGGCGGGCTGGCGCGTGGGCATGGTGCTGGGCCGGCAAGATTACCTGCAGAACATTTTGCGGGTGAAAAGCAACTTAGACTCGGGCATGTTCCAACCCGTTCAGCAGGCCGCCATTCAGGCTTTGCAGAATTCAGATGAATGGCATAATGAACGAAACCAGGTCTACGCGCAACGCCGGCAGACTGTGTTTGAACTGCTGGAAATGCTGGGCTGTTCTTTCAACAGGCAGGCCGTGGGCATGTTTGTGTGGGCGCGGGTGCCTGACCAGGTGTTGGACGTGGAAGCCTATTTAGACAACATCCTGTACCATGCCGGAGTTTTCCTGACCCCGGGCAAAGTGTTCGGAACCCAGGGGGAGCGCTACCTGCGGGTAAGTCTCTGTTTGCCCCAAACCACCATTGAAGAAGCTACTAATAGAATTAAACAACATGTAACGGCCACCGCCGCCCTACCCATATGA